One segment of Sandaracinaceae bacterium DNA contains the following:
- a CDS encoding VWA domain-containing protein codes for MNHLRRTLVFLFLCACSPSAYHHANQHEVDTGGSPPSPESPEAERTAEYSPTDDGIAPSPSSTGGYQGAPSGAARAEMDAETSATMGGEGGASGEPEPAAQSWRRESASAHFATVSLGGGNTLELRDVRVRVHVEGFRARTVVDHIFYNPHERTLEGTFRYALPPEASVSSYAMYLGQGTQQPQFFGDVTGEEAMRRREVAMQGGSVEQVMAGVDPGAWGELRVGRLVRAEHGREVYEQVTRRRVDPALVEEVAPNTFEARVFPIQARGFHRVIVSYEQTLPRVGDELEYIFPVPEGALSSLDLQLHASTATVSSLRYTGDYRGQAVQSAGNHAFGLRVQGNTQAGRASFRLRPREAAAGVEAVVGTDPTRQDHHFALRLRGDDSLGGEGGAGAENAVFLLDTSLSEHPERFGIDVALLRAILERSSSIRRFNVVTFDAGARWLVPQWVSNDAAGRARVLELLDEVLLEGATDLSAALDALHTPPMRDAAGSAADVFVLSDGQITWGERDLPTLLRARTSPWAATRTFAYRTGLGAENTDLLRRVAGAGVFNCLSIESVPGCAVAHQRPALRVDQVIVEGRGPTGATTSEVLVAGGASSFAPGTELMVVGRLERAGAARVRLVGHLGERAVTWTRDLDLSPNGELASRAWAEVAVAHLLAGHDDEHERLAVAIGQHYKVPSRVASFLVLETDAEYEQYALREEPLAQALAQLTAQRRDGRATASARTSWSRLRRVLDASSAHHRLDQLDEGRVLQQLSSFVSQAPVDFLPGRVPVPMVMRSDVRGAYRDDMPHDAESVEHYRNEAIRRFEDEQMGAAVRALSSGVENAPASAEVARSLAYTLLSWDANAEAAELLFGVLEQRPYEPQSYRDLAGAIWLERPSITAVLFEAALAGQWDGRFRGVMTVVQEEYALFAHALIQQQPDSPLARWLRDRQQALNLRVPEGDLRVTMTWNTDNTDIDLWVTDPSDERCYYGHRDTAAGGHLLDDVTQGFGPERFQLEHAPRGEYHVQAHYYSNNGNRLVADTYVTLTITQHVGTPQQRITRRVVRLTNAGDQVSVARFQL; via the coding sequence GTGAACCACCTGCGTCGAACCCTCGTCTTCCTGTTCCTGTGCGCCTGCAGCCCAAGCGCCTACCACCACGCGAACCAGCACGAGGTGGACACCGGCGGCAGCCCGCCCTCTCCGGAGAGCCCAGAGGCCGAGCGGACCGCCGAGTACAGCCCCACCGACGACGGCATCGCTCCATCACCATCCAGCACGGGCGGCTACCAAGGGGCCCCCAGCGGGGCAGCACGCGCTGAGATGGACGCGGAGACGTCCGCTACCATGGGTGGCGAAGGAGGGGCCAGCGGCGAGCCCGAGCCGGCCGCGCAGTCCTGGCGGCGCGAAAGCGCGTCGGCGCACTTCGCCACCGTGTCGCTCGGCGGCGGCAACACGCTCGAGCTGCGTGACGTGCGCGTGCGGGTGCACGTGGAGGGCTTCCGTGCCCGCACGGTGGTGGACCACATCTTCTACAACCCGCACGAGCGCACGCTCGAGGGCACGTTCCGCTACGCGCTGCCGCCGGAGGCCAGCGTGTCCAGCTACGCCATGTACCTGGGCCAGGGCACGCAACAGCCGCAGTTCTTCGGCGACGTGACCGGCGAAGAGGCCATGCGCCGCCGCGAGGTGGCCATGCAGGGCGGCAGCGTGGAGCAGGTGATGGCCGGCGTGGACCCGGGCGCGTGGGGCGAGCTGCGCGTGGGCCGCCTGGTGCGCGCCGAGCACGGCCGCGAGGTCTACGAGCAGGTCACCCGCCGGCGCGTGGACCCGGCGCTGGTGGAAGAGGTGGCGCCCAACACGTTCGAGGCGCGCGTGTTCCCCATTCAGGCGCGCGGCTTCCACCGCGTGATCGTGAGCTACGAGCAGACGCTCCCGCGCGTGGGCGACGAGCTCGAGTACATCTTCCCCGTGCCGGAGGGCGCGCTGTCGTCGCTGGACCTTCAGCTGCACGCCAGCACCGCCACCGTGAGCAGCCTGCGCTACACCGGCGACTACCGTGGGCAGGCGGTGCAGAGCGCGGGCAACCACGCCTTTGGGCTGCGCGTGCAGGGCAACACGCAGGCGGGGCGCGCGTCGTTCCGCTTGCGCCCGCGTGAAGCCGCGGCCGGTGTGGAGGCCGTGGTGGGCACGGACCCCACACGCCAAGATCACCACTTCGCGCTGCGGCTGCGGGGCGACGACTCGCTGGGCGGCGAGGGCGGCGCGGGCGCCGAGAACGCGGTGTTCCTGCTGGACACGTCGCTCTCCGAGCACCCCGAGCGCTTCGGCATCGACGTGGCGTTGCTGCGCGCCATCTTGGAGCGCAGCAGCAGCATCCGGCGCTTCAACGTGGTGACCTTCGACGCAGGCGCGCGCTGGCTCGTGCCGCAGTGGGTGAGCAACGACGCGGCGGGACGGGCGCGGGTTCTGGAGCTGCTCGACGAGGTGCTGCTCGAAGGCGCCACCGACCTCTCGGCCGCCCTCGATGCCCTGCACACCCCGCCCATGCGCGACGCGGCGGGCAGCGCGGCCGACGTGTTCGTGCTGAGCGATGGACAGATCACGTGGGGCGAGCGCGACCTGCCCACCTTGCTGCGGGCGCGCACGTCGCCCTGGGCGGCCACGCGCACGTTCGCGTACCGCACGGGCCTCGGCGCCGAGAACACGGACCTGCTGCGGCGCGTGGCCGGAGCGGGAGTCTTCAACTGCCTGTCCATCGAGAGCGTGCCGGGCTGCGCCGTGGCGCATCAGCGCCCTGCCCTGCGCGTGGACCAGGTGATCGTGGAGGGCCGCGGGCCCACGGGTGCCACCACCAGCGAGGTGTTGGTGGCCGGTGGCGCGTCCAGCTTCGCGCCCGGCACCGAGCTGATGGTGGTCGGTCGCCTCGAGCGGGCAGGCGCCGCACGCGTGCGCCTGGTGGGCCACCTGGGCGAGCGGGCCGTGACGTGGACGCGTGACCTCGACCTGAGCCCGAACGGCGAGCTGGCGTCGCGCGCCTGGGCCGAGGTGGCCGTGGCGCACCTCTTGGCGGGGCACGACGACGAGCACGAGCGCCTCGCGGTGGCCATTGGCCAGCACTACAAGGTGCCCTCGCGCGTGGCCTCGTTCTTGGTGCTGGAGACCGACGCCGAGTACGAGCAGTACGCGCTGCGCGAAGAGCCCCTGGCGCAGGCCCTCGCACAGCTGACGGCGCAGCGCCGCGACGGCCGCGCCACCGCCAGCGCGCGCACCTCGTGGAGCCGCCTGCGCCGCGTGCTGGACGCGTCGAGCGCGCATCATCGCCTGGACCAGCTGGACGAGGGCCGCGTGCTGCAACAGCTGTCGAGCTTCGTCTCTCAGGCGCCGGTGGACTTCCTGCCGGGCCGCGTGCCCGTGCCCATGGTCATGCGCAGCGACGTGCGCGGCGCCTACCGCGACGACATGCCGCACGACGCCGAGTCCGTGGAGCACTACCGCAACGAGGCCATCCGCCGCTTCGAGGATGAGCAAATGGGCGCCGCCGTGCGCGCGCTGTCGAGCGGCGTGGAGAATGCGCCCGCGTCCGCCGAGGTGGCGCGCTCGCTGGCGTATACGTTGCTCAGCTGGGACGCCAATGCCGAGGCCGCCGAGCTGCTCTTCGGCGTGCTGGAGCAGCGCCCCTACGAGCCGCAGAGCTACCGCGACCTGGCCGGCGCCATTTGGCTAGAGCGCCCCAGCATCACCGCCGTGCTCTTCGAGGCCGCGCTGGCGGGCCAGTGGGACGGGCGCTTCCGCGGCGTGATGACCGTGGTGCAGGAGGAGTACGCGCTCTTCGCCCACGCGCTCATTCAGCAGCAGCCCGACAGCCCCCTCGCGCGCTGGCTTCGCGACCGCCAGCAGGCGCTCAACCTGCGTGTGCCCGAGGGCGACCTGCGCGTGACCATGACCTGGAACACCGACAACACGGACATCGACCTGTGGGTCACCGACCCATCCGATGAGCGCTGCTACTACGGCCACCGCGACACCGCGGCGGGCGGCCACCTGCTGGACGACGTCACGCAGGGCTTCGGGCCCGAGCGCTTCCAGCTCGAGCACGCGCCGCGCGGCGAGTACCACGTGCAGGCGCATTACTACAGCAACAACGGGAACCGCCTGGTGGCCGACACCTACGTGACGCTGACCATCACGCAGCACGTGGGCACGCCGCAGCAGCGCATCACGCGACGGGTGGTGCGGCTCACGAACGCGGGAGACCAAGTGAGCGTGGCGCGCTTCCAGCTGTAA
- a CDS encoding M48 family metalloprotease: MSDYGAQLAEILGSHVWFGPLLSWPLLGATIGFVWTVLLSWPQKRRAPGPEVHWSLRASWAQGCRAVALQSGLVAVMTVGFLALYTTEPLGLLASVLTVLSMAAAAAGAQLAFRALHPSLTTARTARERLADLAFGPGTLYYWAIAPLVWAPFVTSAFDNQTGMVLTLAITLHFAWGFAALPLWHSLGLLTAPTPEVEALIRETAERAQTPLRRVMVWRWRTANAFAFPLSNDIALTERLVEILDPEELRAVALHELAHLREPRRIHLMRLCVSVAPLSLLLLRPTVVSQGILATLGLLGALVVVSLLGARTMHRAEHAADAGAHEGHTSPAYARALEKLHQDRLLPAVMPGGGQKSHPDLYDRMLAAGVAPDFPRPPPPANGSSVLSFFVLVVTFALVGFAAGTARSSVGNAADMTSAAWLVTPSAEDLLSLDPNSTEEPTRALVELGLVTSRDPDAWYSRAWDLAVMGDCTGAAVLTRAAERVGQHDEEFAALHAQLTQLPGCSE; the protein is encoded by the coding sequence GTGAGCGACTATGGCGCGCAGCTGGCGGAGATCCTGGGGAGCCACGTGTGGTTCGGCCCACTCCTGTCGTGGCCGCTGCTGGGGGCCACCATCGGCTTCGTGTGGACCGTCCTGCTCAGCTGGCCGCAGAAGCGCAGGGCGCCCGGCCCCGAGGTGCACTGGTCGCTGCGGGCCAGCTGGGCTCAGGGGTGCCGCGCGGTGGCGCTGCAATCTGGCCTGGTGGCGGTGATGACCGTTGGGTTCCTCGCCCTCTACACCACGGAGCCCCTCGGCCTCCTGGCGTCCGTCCTCACCGTGCTGAGCATGGCCGCAGCCGCTGCTGGCGCGCAGCTCGCGTTTCGGGCGCTGCACCCGTCGCTGACCACCGCCAGGACCGCGCGCGAGCGCCTGGCCGACCTCGCGTTCGGGCCGGGGACCCTCTACTACTGGGCCATCGCTCCGCTCGTGTGGGCACCCTTCGTCACCTCCGCGTTCGACAACCAGACTGGCATGGTGCTGACGCTGGCCATCACGCTGCACTTCGCGTGGGGCTTCGCGGCGTTGCCGCTGTGGCACTCGCTCGGCCTCCTGACCGCGCCCACCCCCGAGGTGGAAGCGCTGATTCGGGAGACCGCGGAGCGCGCTCAGACGCCGCTGCGGCGTGTCATGGTCTGGCGTTGGCGCACGGCGAACGCCTTTGCGTTCCCGCTGTCGAACGACATTGCGCTCACCGAGCGCCTCGTGGAGATCCTAGACCCGGAGGAGCTGCGCGCCGTTGCGCTGCACGAGCTGGCCCACCTCCGCGAGCCGCGCCGCATCCACCTCATGCGTCTGTGCGTGTCCGTAGCGCCGCTGAGCCTGCTGCTGCTGCGACCGACCGTGGTGAGCCAAGGCATCCTCGCCACCCTCGGACTGCTGGGGGCGCTCGTCGTGGTCTCGCTGTTGGGCGCGCGCACGATGCACCGCGCCGAGCATGCCGCAGACGCAGGAGCCCACGAGGGACACACCTCGCCCGCGTACGCCCGTGCTCTCGAGAAGCTGCACCAGGACCGGCTGCTACCGGCCGTCATGCCCGGCGGAGGGCAGAAGAGTCATCCAGACTTGTACGACCGGATGCTCGCAGCGGGCGTCGCGCCTGACTTCCCGCGACCACCGCCGCCGGCGAACGGCAGCAGCGTGCTCTCGTTCTTCGTCTTGGTCGTCACGTTCGCGCTGGTGGGATTCGCAGCGGGAACGGCTCGCTCCTCCGTGGGCAACGCCGCAGACATGACGAGCGCGGCGTGGCTGGTCACCCCGAGCGCCGAGGATCTCCTCTCGCTGGATCCGAACAGCACCGAGGAGCCAACGCGCGCGCTCGTGGAGCTCGGCCTGGTGACGTCGCGCGATCCCGACGCCTGGTACAGCCGCGCATGGGACCTGGCCGTCATGGGCGACTGCACGGGAGCGGCGGTGCTGACCCGTGCCGCAGAGCGTGTGGGGCAGCACGACGAGGAGTTCGCGGCGCTCCACGCCCAGCTGACCCAGCTGCCCGGCTGCAGCGAGTAG
- a CDS encoding alpha/beta hydrolase, with amino-acid sequence MSVSSPLLGDQSIAYYDDGGTGPVVVFVHPNSCSTESWEHQLADTLPDGTPNPLATCRRVAFDLPGHGMTKRESAGKNAYSLPFYAEALAAFANALKLERAFFVGHSLGGHAVIEAGSRLPSPAGALIFGSPPVSTHEQLGRAFFPMPGGPHFLTSPLTDRDICHWQASVFYSAIPEWFAASVARTDPAARGDLANSLGVLADEVGMVREYPCPIGLIQGQYERTVRLPYLESLGLESKLWRNAIQVVDESNHFTQYDAPAAFNALVAAFIAEPG; translated from the coding sequence GTGAGCGTCAGCTCGCCGCTGCTCGGCGACCAGTCCATCGCGTATTACGACGACGGCGGCACGGGGCCGGTGGTGGTGTTCGTGCATCCCAACTCGTGCTCCACGGAGTCGTGGGAGCACCAGCTGGCCGATACGCTCCCCGATGGCACGCCCAACCCGCTGGCCACGTGCCGGCGCGTGGCGTTCGACCTTCCGGGCCACGGCATGACGAAGCGCGAGAGCGCGGGCAAGAACGCCTACTCCCTGCCCTTCTATGCCGAGGCGCTCGCTGCGTTCGCCAACGCGCTGAAGCTCGAGCGGGCCTTCTTCGTGGGCCACAGCCTGGGTGGGCACGCCGTGATCGAGGCGGGCTCACGGCTGCCCTCGCCCGCGGGGGCGCTCATCTTCGGCTCGCCGCCGGTCTCCACGCACGAGCAGCTGGGCCGCGCGTTCTTCCCCATGCCGGGCGGGCCGCACTTCCTGACGAGCCCGCTGACTGACCGGGACATCTGCCACTGGCAGGCGTCCGTCTTCTACAGCGCGATCCCCGAGTGGTTCGCCGCCTCGGTGGCCCGCACGGACCCGGCCGCGCGCGGTGACCTCGCCAACTCGCTGGGCGTGCTCGCCGACGAGGTGGGCATGGTGCGCGAGTACCCCTGCCCCATCGGCCTGATTCAAGGGCAGTACGAGCGCACCGTGCGGCTTCCGTATCTCGAGAGCCTTGGCCTCGAGAGCAAGCTGTGGCGCAACGCCATCCAGGTGGTGGACGAGTCCAACCACTTCACGCAGTACGACGCGCCGGCCGCGTTCAACGCGTTGGTAGCCGCGTTCATCGCCGAGCCGGGGTGA
- a CDS encoding FG-GAP repeat protein, whose product MLASAPLRLGFTLHRVLSLLPVLALLAWAPLAGCGSSAAPGADAGPDADVDGGTDAGQDAALDGGQDAALDAGATDAGATDAGLDGGADEGVDPGTDAGADGSVDPDAGADAGLDGGPEDMGPPGPTAPTIGSVELTGGSACRAFTCTAVGVTDPQGDAVTLRYAWEVDGQAVAASGAELPVGAVMPGQTVGCVVDATDGSMDGGVLVYGSAVASNEMVAADEPPSASVVIPGHVRAGELLSCTVTASDDCNPTPAFSTAWFVDDVPAGTAPTLDTDTLPSGAVVRCSATVTDGQNDPRVVDSREETVRPSTWSLEALTPFGRAGYSLAVTDDLDGDGLGEIAIGAPDTSTTTATQAGAVYVAHGRDLVSATDLEELRMGTGGFVIAGTSGSYDVATMGCTPYLVSACPTIRNVGELDGEDTGPAGAGFGAGLAWLGDVNGDGLGELVASAPYELVGNLWRGRSYVISGAGLMHDPLAGGTLDVAGFTVFGECGRRRDLDQAMRMIPAPGRATNADIAGHRLVSVGDANGDGLGDFAVSAPNHGNDDEGSVFLIYGRAGDEPLDVGEIYNRGCGAVEVSNPGPRDGIDGIAAFGPNESNSASAPSRWGTHLANAGDFDGDGYDDLLAPSSGLSATNVAHILRGGARRRSLRLASPSPDASGMWGVLLGNFSFNGTTTTGRFGVGLPSGGGGDVNADGFDDLAFVARDFDRNTFMNVLFGRATDDDGTLRTDETVDNSGRGFAVPGSISFTTTSGRARIVGDLNGDGYDDIAASAVGELTNRGRVYVIYGGPGLTPGVSATSLLAGVGGFVVAGTQDNENLGAELTSGDIDGDGLDDLVLGAPGFDSDAGWDAGRVLVVFGTDTHGAIDLRGSSEPDVLRGTVESQSLVGGRGDDLLVGLGGADVPLGWRRRRPHGVGRRHVPPGARRPG is encoded by the coding sequence ATGCTCGCCTCCGCTCCGCTGCGCCTCGGTTTCACGCTGCACCGCGTGCTCTCGCTCCTGCCCGTGCTGGCGCTGCTGGCCTGGGCACCGCTCGCTGGCTGCGGCTCGAGCGCTGCGCCCGGGGCAGACGCCGGGCCGGACGCGGACGTCGACGGCGGGACCGACGCTGGTCAAGACGCGGCTCTCGACGGTGGCCAGGATGCAGCGCTCGACGCAGGCGCCACTGACGCAGGCGCCACCGACGCTGGCCTCGATGGGGGTGCCGACGAAGGCGTGGACCCCGGGACAGACGCGGGCGCCGATGGGAGCGTGGACCCCGACGCGGGCGCGGACGCTGGCCTCGATGGGGGCCCCGAAGACATGGGCCCCCCCGGGCCGACTGCGCCCACCATCGGAAGCGTGGAGCTGACGGGCGGCTCGGCCTGCCGCGCGTTCACCTGCACCGCCGTGGGTGTGACCGACCCTCAGGGCGACGCGGTCACGCTGCGCTACGCGTGGGAGGTGGACGGCCAGGCTGTCGCAGCGAGCGGCGCCGAGCTCCCCGTCGGCGCCGTGATGCCGGGTCAGACCGTGGGCTGCGTGGTGGACGCCACCGACGGCAGCATGGATGGCGGCGTGCTGGTGTACGGCAGCGCGGTGGCCTCCAACGAGATGGTGGCCGCGGACGAGCCGCCCAGCGCGAGCGTGGTCATCCCTGGCCACGTGCGTGCGGGCGAGCTGCTCTCGTGCACCGTCACCGCCAGCGACGACTGCAACCCCACCCCCGCGTTCAGCACCGCGTGGTTCGTGGATGACGTGCCCGCCGGCACTGCGCCCACGCTGGACACCGACACGCTCCCGTCGGGCGCCGTGGTGCGCTGCTCCGCCACCGTCACCGATGGTCAGAATGATCCGCGCGTGGTCGACTCGCGCGAGGAGACGGTGCGCCCCTCCACGTGGTCGCTCGAGGCCCTGACCCCCTTCGGGCGAGCGGGCTATTCGCTGGCGGTGACGGACGACCTAGACGGCGATGGCCTCGGCGAGATCGCCATCGGGGCCCCGGACACCAGCACCACCACGGCCACCCAAGCCGGCGCGGTGTACGTGGCGCACGGACGCGACCTGGTGTCCGCCACCGATCTCGAGGAGCTGCGCATGGGCACGGGCGGCTTCGTCATCGCCGGCACCTCGGGCTCCTACGACGTGGCCACCATGGGCTGCACGCCGTATCTGGTGTCGGCCTGCCCCACCATTCGCAACGTGGGCGAGCTGGACGGTGAAGACACCGGCCCCGCGGGCGCCGGCTTTGGCGCGGGGCTCGCGTGGCTGGGCGACGTGAACGGCGATGGCTTGGGCGAGCTGGTGGCCAGCGCGCCCTACGAGCTGGTGGGCAACTTGTGGCGTGGGCGCTCCTACGTGATCAGCGGTGCGGGTCTGATGCACGACCCGCTGGCGGGCGGCACGCTGGACGTGGCCGGCTTCACGGTGTTCGGTGAGTGCGGGCGCAGGCGCGATCTCGACCAGGCCATGCGCATGATCCCGGCCCCTGGGCGCGCCACCAACGCCGACATCGCGGGTCACCGGCTGGTGAGCGTGGGCGACGCCAACGGCGACGGGCTCGGTGACTTCGCGGTGAGCGCGCCCAACCACGGCAACGACGACGAGGGCTCGGTCTTCCTCATCTACGGTCGCGCGGGCGACGAGCCGCTCGACGTGGGCGAGATCTACAACCGCGGCTGCGGCGCGGTGGAGGTGTCGAACCCCGGTCCGCGTGACGGCATCGACGGCATCGCCGCGTTCGGACCCAACGAGAGCAACAGCGCCTCGGCGCCCTCGCGCTGGGGCACCCACCTCGCCAACGCAGGAGACTTCGATGGCGACGGGTACGACGACCTGCTGGCTCCGAGCTCCGGCCTGAGCGCCACCAACGTGGCCCACATCCTGCGGGGCGGCGCGCGCCGGCGCTCGCTGCGCCTCGCCAGCCCGAGCCCGGATGCGAGCGGCATGTGGGGCGTGCTGCTGGGGAACTTCTCGTTCAACGGCACCACCACCACGGGACGCTTCGGCGTGGGCCTGCCCTCGGGCGGGGGTGGCGACGTGAACGCCGACGGCTTCGACGACCTGGCGTTCGTGGCGCGCGACTTCGACCGCAACACCTTCATGAACGTGCTCTTCGGCCGCGCCACGGACGACGATGGCACGCTGCGCACCGACGAGACCGTGGACAACTCGGGGCGCGGCTTCGCGGTGCCCGGCTCCATCAGTTTCACGACCACCTCGGGGCGCGCGCGCATCGTGGGTGACCTCAACGGCGACGGCTACGACGACATCGCAGCTTCCGCCGTGGGCGAGCTGACCAATCGCGGGCGCGTGTACGTGATCTACGGTGGGCCGGGCCTGACGCCCGGCGTGTCGGCCACCAGCTTGCTGGCCGGGGTGGGCGGCTTCGTGGTGGCGGGCACGCAGGACAACGAGAACCTCGGCGCGGAGCTCACCAGCGGCGACATCGACGGCGACGGCTTGGACGACCTCGTGCTGGGCGCGCCCGGCTTCGACAGCGACGCGGGCTGGGACGCGGGCCGCGTGCTGGTGGTGTTCGGCACGGACACCCACGGCGCCATCGACCTGCGCGGCAGCAGCGAGCCCGACGTGCTGCGCGGAACGGTGGAAAGCCAGTCTCTGGTGGGCGGCCGCGGCGACGACTTGCTGGTGGGCCTGGGCGGCGCCGACGTGCCTCTCGGGTGGCGAAGGCGACGACCTCATGGAGTTGGGCGACGCCACGTTCCGCCGGGTGCGCGGCGGCCGGGGTGA
- a CDS encoding cadherin repeat domain-containing protein: MELGDATFRRVRGGRGEDTLTLASSSGDLDLRTVRSRVEGVERFALSGQTLTVSRITALRVSDHSRVTVQGSGRLLTTPGDGWMSHGLLAVSGRTYRVLRSGDAELRVEVTLETAIPPTVSDAPWAVPENPTAGQVLGAVTAVDPDGDSSAMLFAMSADPSGALAIDSATGALSVTSPAWFDFEAQRGEWAVVVSVTDESGLETLTSIPMSVADVNEAPGFPEGALVWNVEEGTPGPFGNIGARDVDAGDTLTYSVATDPAGLFAIDPVTGEVTLAMGATLDFESAALHQLSFTATDAAGLSTQRAVTVHVGDIDVVERDLRLTFDLREWSTRDDDLAQTSAGLEIFGLTTSGQTEYCYTVPASDAIHTENFSTSWNGGWPSAPMSVEAEYSGTFCASTSVVYDEGSWNASVPVDVHLGIPDEVAPGSTFTLTSSATPVDEGAALWGTSPGLAFEFGMRLSNVNFYLAGCDNLVTDTCAVAFDRRNITTSFRDQWGTDSFAWTAGKLDDPGRFVLTVAEPIEVDGHDIVIDWDDYWFSIARQLGLPSNTGSFQYQLGGNNSSSGMIATMDYAIFNTDVVFRSAASSVVALEVLGVDGMLTFEDGTMVPFRLGTPQQVTVPADGDVDGDGDVDVSVTFFLDAEFTNEFAHAERAGYALSGGFGRTRVVSVAGDVLVNRRFGPALEQLCAPRVGGQEIPITCFTSGETTTHEYRPSGFNEPRILGGIDLATP; encoded by the coding sequence ATGGAGTTGGGCGACGCCACGTTCCGCCGGGTGCGCGGCGGCCGGGGTGAAGACACGCTCACACTCGCCAGCAGCTCGGGCGACCTCGACCTGCGCACGGTGCGAAGCCGGGTGGAGGGCGTGGAGCGCTTTGCCCTCAGCGGCCAGACGCTCACGGTCTCGCGCATCACCGCGCTGCGCGTGTCGGACCACTCGCGCGTCACCGTGCAGGGCAGCGGCCGGCTGCTCACCACCCCGGGCGACGGCTGGATGTCCCACGGCCTGCTCGCGGTGAGCGGGCGCACCTACCGGGTGCTGCGCTCGGGAGACGCCGAGCTGCGGGTGGAGGTCACGCTCGAGACGGCCATCCCGCCCACCGTGTCGGACGCGCCATGGGCAGTCCCCGAGAACCCCACGGCAGGACAGGTGCTGGGCGCCGTCACGGCGGTGGACCCCGACGGTGACTCGAGCGCCATGCTGTTCGCCATGAGCGCCGACCCGAGCGGGGCGCTGGCCATCGACAGCGCGACGGGCGCGCTCAGCGTGACGTCGCCCGCGTGGTTCGACTTCGAGGCGCAGCGCGGCGAGTGGGCCGTGGTGGTGAGCGTCACGGACGAGAGCGGCCTCGAGACCCTCACCAGCATCCCCATGAGCGTGGCCGACGTGAACGAGGCCCCTGGCTTTCCGGAAGGAGCCCTGGTGTGGAACGTGGAAGAGGGCACGCCCGGCCCCTTTGGCAACATCGGCGCGCGCGACGTGGACGCGGGCGACACGCTCACCTACTCGGTGGCCACCGACCCGGCGGGCCTGTTCGCCATTGACCCCGTCACGGGTGAGGTCACCCTCGCCATGGGCGCCACGCTCGACTTCGAGAGCGCCGCGCTGCACCAGCTCTCGTTCACGGCCACGGACGCGGCCGGCTTGTCCACGCAGCGCGCCGTGACGGTGCACGTGGGCGACATCGACGTGGTGGAGCGCGACCTGCGCCTGACGTTCGACCTGCGGGAGTGGTCCACGCGCGACGACGACCTGGCCCAGACGTCGGCCGGGCTCGAGATCTTCGGCCTCACGACCTCGGGCCAGACCGAGTACTGCTACACGGTGCCGGCCAGCGACGCGATCCACACCGAGAACTTCTCCACGTCGTGGAACGGCGGCTGGCCCAGCGCACCCATGTCGGTGGAGGCCGAGTACAGCGGGACGTTCTGCGCCAGCACCTCCGTGGTCTATGACGAAGGGTCGTGGAACGCGAGCGTGCCGGTGGACGTGCACCTGGGCATCCCGGACGAGGTGGCGCCGGGCTCCACGTTCACGCTCACGTCGTCGGCCACGCCTGTGGACGAGGGCGCCGCGCTGTGGGGCACGTCACCCGGGCTCGCGTTCGAGTTCGGCATGCGGCTCAGCAACGTGAACTTCTACCTCGCGGGCTGCGACAACCTGGTCACCGACACGTGCGCCGTAGCGTTCGACCGCCGCAACATCACCACCAGCTTCCGCGACCAGTGGGGCACCGACTCGTTCGCGTGGACCGCAGGCAAGCTGGACGACCCGGGTCGCTTCGTGCTCACCGTGGCCGAGCCCATCGAGGTGGACGGCCACGACATCGTCATCGACTGGGACGACTACTGGTTCAGCATCGCGCGGCAGCTGGGGTTGCCCTCCAACACGGGCAGCTTCCAGTACCAGCTGGGCGGCAACAACTCGAGCTCCGGGATGATCGCCACCATGGACTACGCCATCTTCAACACGGACGTGGTGTTCCGCAGCGCCGCGTCGTCCGTGGTGGCCCTCGAGGTGCTGGGCGTGGACGGCATGCTCACGTTCGAGGACGGGACCATGGTGCCCTTCCGCCTGGGCACGCCGCAGCAGGTGACCGTGCCCGCTGATGGCGACGTGGATGGTGACGGCGACGTGGACGTCTCGGTGACCTTCTTCCTGGACGCCGAGTTCACCAACGAGTTCGCCCACGCCGAGCGCGCGGGCTACGCGCTCTCCGGCGGCTTCGGGAGGACCCGCGTGGTGTCGGTCGCGGGCGACGTGTTGGTCAACCGCCGCTTCGGGCCCGCGCTCGAGCAGCTGTGCGCGCCGCGCGTGGGTGGCCAGGAGATCCCCATCACCTGCTTCACCAGCGGCGAGACCACCACCCACGAGTACCGGCCGAGCGGCTTCAACGAGCCCCGCATCCTCGGTGGCATCGACCTGGCCACGCCCTGA